Sequence from the Nerophis ophidion isolate RoL-2023_Sa linkage group LG10, RoL_Noph_v1.0, whole genome shotgun sequence genome:
tttgttagaatatataacaaattggaccaagctatatttctaacaaagacaaatcattatttcttctacattttccagaattttttcaaaaagaaattctaaatactttgaaataagatttaaatttgattctaaagattttctagatttgccagaatatttttttttaattttaatcttaaTAAGTTGCaaggaatatttcacaaatattcttcgtcgaaataaacagaagctaaaatgaagaattaaataaaaatgtatttattattcttcactatagaaaaaaaaatacttgaacattgatttaaattgtcaggaaagaggaaggaatttaaaaggtaaaaaggtatatgtgtttaaaaatcctaaaatcatttttaaggttgtatttttttctctaaaattgtctttctgaaagttagaagaagcaaagcaaaaaaataaatgaatttattcaaacaagtgaagaccaagtctttaaaatattttcttggattttcaaattctatttgagttttgtctctcttagaattaaaaatgtcgagcaaagcgagaccagcttgctagtaaataaatagaattttaaaaatagaggcagctcactggtaagtgctgctatttgagctatttttagaacaggccagcgggcgactcatctggtccttacgggcgacctggtgcccgcgggcaccgtgttggtgacccctgttctatatgatAGGTTgccgcattaaaaaaaataattttattgtcACAGTACAATATTATAAATATTTATAATGCAAACAGAGCTAATTGATTGTGTTTGCTAACTATGTACCATCACGACGGTCCTCGCCAAATTACTTGGAAGACTTAATGCGATTATTACCATCatattatgtttcaaaaatgaaTCGTTTTATTTAATAGTATGTTTCATATTGTTAAATTAAGTAGACGTACTTAATATTCGATCAGAATCTTGGCGTCAAAGAAATTGTTATTTTTCCCACTGTCGTGAAGTACTCACGGACCGGGTCACGTGAAAGCACGCGCACTCAACCAGGAAGTGATGGCCGCCTGCGAACAATTATAAACAGGACGAAGGGGAAAAGGAAAGATGGTGAGTTTAAAACGCTTTTGTGTCTTTTAACTTCACTTTTACGTTAAGTTCAAGCAACGCTTGTGTTATTCAGACCACAGCAGCCCTCATTGCGGGTCTGGAGCAGATCCCGGACCAGCTGGGATATCTGGTGATCAGTGAGGATGGAGTTCTGGCCGTGAGTGACTTTATACTTCTACTATTTAGTTTATGACTTTATACTTCTACTATTTAGTTTATGACTTTATACTCCTACTATTTAGTTTATGACTTTATACTTCTACTATTTAGTTTACATTCATGGAAAATATGAATATCTATGTGCATTTATTAATGACGTTTAAATGTTTAGTCATTTAATTGCAGGGTACTTTGACATTTTgctctttatttattattttacttatttttttggtCTGCTTTTGTATtagctctgtatcattccgtgaggtgtatattattattattattattattattattttctctgtttggtttatactttatgaagtttttcgattgtttcattacatttgatgTATGtgttggtttaaaggcctactgaaatgagaatatcttatttaaacggggatagcagctccattctatgtgtcatacttcatcatttcgccatattgccatatttttgctgaaataatttagtagagaacatccaggataaaattcgcaactttcggttttaacagaaaagccctgcctgtaccggaagtcgcagacgatgacatcacaagctgatggctcctcacatattcacaatcaatcaatcaatcaatcaatgtttatttatatagccccaaatcacaaatgtctcaaaggactgcacaaatcattacgactacaacatcctcggaagaacccacaaaagggcaaggaaaactcacacccagtgggcagagagaattcacatccagtgggacgccagtgacaatgctgactatgagaaaccttggagaggacctcagatgtgggcaaccccccccctctaggggaccgaaagcaatggatgtggagcgggtctaacatgatactgtgaaagttcaatccatagtggctccaacacagccgcgagagttcagttcaaagcggatccaagacagcagcgagagtcccgtccacaggagaccatctcaagcggaggcggatcagcagcgtagagatgtccccaaccgatacaggcgagcggtccatcctgggtctcgactctggacagccagtacttcatccatggtcatcggaccggaccccctccacaagggagggggggacataggagaaagaaaagaagcggcagatcaactggtctaaaaaggaggtctatttaaaggctagagtatacagatgagttttaaggtgagacttaaatgcttctactgaggtggcatctcgaactgttaccgggagggcattccagagtactggagcccgaacggaaaacgctctatagcccgcagactttttttgggctctaggaatcactaataagccggagtcttttgaaggcagatttcttgccgggacatatggtacaatacaatcggcaagataggatggagctagaccgtgtagtattttatacgtaagtagtaaaaccttaaagtcacatcttaagtgcacaggaagccagttcaggtgagccagtacaggtatatatgtatgtatgtatgtatataaaggtatatacagtacaggtatatatgtatgtatatatgtatataaaggtatatacagtataggtatatatgtatgtatatatgtatataaaggtatatacagtataggtatatatgtatataaaggtatatacagtataggtatatatgtatgtatatatgtatataaaggtatatacagtataggtatatatgtatgtatatatgtatataaaggtatatacagtataggtatatatgtttataaaggtatatacagtataggtatatatgtatgtatatatgtatataaaggtatatacagtataggtatatatgtatgtatatatgtatataaaggtatatacagtacaggcgtaatatgatcaaactttcttgttcttgtcaaaagtctagcagccgcattttgtaccaactgtaatcttttaatgctagacatggggagaccccaaaataatacgttacagtagtcgagacgagacgtaacaaacgcatggataatgatctcagcgtcttgtttttaatggaagcctccaacaaaaacagctattcggaccgagaaaacgacaatttcgccattaatttgagcgaggatgaaagattcgtgtttgaagatattgatagcgattaaaaaaagattaaaaaaaacaagttaaaaaaaaaatgcggttGCATTGTGaccgattcatatgtttttagacacatttactaggataattctgggaaatcccttatctttccattgtgttgctcgtgttttagtgagtttaacagtacctgatagtcggaggtgtgtgtccacgggtgtgttgacgccagtgtctcagggaagtcgacggcagctttatgggcggcacaggttcagctgatctccggtaagaagcgactttttaccacaattttctcactgaaacctgatCTCGGAGGCTTAGTAGTGGATCGTCTTGACAAGTCCCCAGCCTTCTCCACTGACTTCCCAAATGGCCAAATGAAGTACCAGGCAAGTTTGAAAcacagtctaccccagggcagctgtggctactgatgtagcttaccaccaccaggtgtgaatgaatgatgggttcccacttctctgttagcgctttgagtatctaacaatagaaaagtgcgatataaatctaatccattattattattattattattattatcatccatgttcgctccgatccatagtaaagcttcacctccgggaattttaaacaaggaatcaccgtgtgtttgtgtggctaaaggctaaagcttcccaactccatctttcttctttgacatctccattattaattgaacaaattgcaaaggattcagcaacacagatgtccaaaatactgtgtaattatgcagctaaagcagacgacttttagctgtgtgtgtgtgcagcgctcatattccccaacagcgtgtgacgtcacgcgtacacgtcatcattacgtgacgttttcaagaaaaaactcccgggaaatttaaaattgcaatttagtgttgcaatgttaatatttcatcattgatatataaactatcagactgcgtggtcgctagtagtggctttcagtaggcctttaaaggcctactgaaatgagatgttcttatttaaacggggatagcaggtccattctatgtgtcatacttcatcatttcgcgatattgccatatttttgctgaaaggatttagtagagaacatccacgataaagttcgcaacttttggtcgctgataaaaaagccttgcctgatgtgtgcgtgacgtgaactcagtattcttcttcctctaaacaccagcagttgagtttataccaaaaagttctattttggtttcatctgaccacatgacattctcccaatcctctgctgtatcatccatgtatccattttggtataaactcaactcgtcgtgtttggaggaagaacaatactgagttgcatcccaagaacaccatacctactgtgaagcatgggggtggaaacatcatgctttggggctgtttttctgctaaggggacaggacgattgatccgtgttaaggaaagaatgaatggggccatgtatcctgagattttgagccaaaacctccttccatcagtgagagctttgaatggttgaccaaatacttattttccaccataatttacaaataaattctttaaaattcctacaatgtgaattcctggatttttttcccacattctgtctctcacagttgaagtgtacctatgatgaaaatgacagacctctgtcatcatttgaagtgggagaacttgcacaatcgatggctgactaaataccttttttccccactgtatgtgGTGAGTAACTCCTCCCCTCTACAGTCCTCAGGTGAGCTGGAAAATGACGAGCACACAGCAGGCGTGATGATGCAGATGGTTCGCACGGCCAGTCGCTTCAGGTTGTCAGGCTCGACCAACATACCATTTAAACGCATCTCAggtaacaaacacacacacacacacacacttatcacACTCCTTATTAATGTGTCGTCTTCTCTCCCTTCAGTGGTTTTGGAGGATTTTGTTTACACGGTGACCGTTTCAGTTCAGAAGGTTTTTGTGGTCAAACGTCAGAACAACCAGCAGGAGCCAATCAGTGTTTAGAGATAAGAAACTGGAAGTGATGACACAttatttgtttgaataaattgaTTTATTGTGAGCTTGCCTGATCACTGATGTAGCTTTGAGCTGGGGGTCGGCAacacaaaacgttgaaagagccatattggacaaaaaatacaaacaacaaatctgtctggagccgccaaAAATAAAAAGCGGTATAAATAAGTCTTATagtgaaggcaaaacatgatgtaagtgtttatattagctatgatagcctactatcaaaacaactgtgtcgcaggctgaggcaaatatttgttgacagaaatgttgaaatgtaatattctacacctttttacaacattagaataAATGTAAAAGTGAGATGATaattcctggaaatgactggcttttaatgaccaactgtatagatgtgtgtgtccaagttgaaggaaacggcaggctgtcttctttgaatagatttattacaatctgtgGCCacctaggtaatgtttgctgtggtctggaacaacatggcacacaaacaactatcagaaatgcagccaatattgcatACAGATACCGTGTCATGGGACATGCAAAAGTAAATTGTATACAAAaagtaaattatatacaaagagtataaaagtaaaggatattaaatgagctgaaatatacctacagatgaggcataatgatgcaatgtgttcataaagctagtctaaatagcatgctagcatggattagcttgcagtcatgcattgaccaaatatgcctgactaGCACTCCagcaagtcagtaacatcaataAAGCTCACCTCGGTGCATTCGCGCACAgcaaaaaacatttggtggacaaaatgagacaaaggaagattttacatgtaaacaaactgtccacactctggtgagttcaagaaccaccaAAATGAGCAGGACAAACGAtgttcgccaaatactctcatgagTGAAGCATGCACACAAACATGTGAGACAGTGTTCTTTATAACAATTGGGaggatttgtgtcatgtttgtcctcaaacaaaaatcatactaaaacaacaaaaaatggtcactattttgttagatcagggtagggaacctatggttctagagccagatgtggctcttttgatgactgcatctggctctcagataaatctgagctgacattgcttaacacgataagtcagtgtttttcaaccttttctgacccaaagcacctttttttttccttgaaaacatTTTGAGGCACACCAAcagaaaaggtaaaaaaatgaaactcgtaGCCGATACTGACAATACAAAGTTGTTCTCGTAATTGTTGGCTACGCATTCAATCATAACGAAGCATGCATCACTAGAACTCCTGTCTCAAtgcaggtgtactgtcaccacctgtctcaatgcaggtgtactgtcaccacctgtctcaatgcaggtgtactgtcaccacctgtctcaatgtaggtgtactgtcaccacctgtctcaatgcaggtgtactgtcaccacctgtctcaatgtaggtgtactgtcaccacctgtctcaatgcaggtgtactgtcaccacctgtctcaatgcaggtgtactgtcaccacctgtctcaatgtaggtgtactgtcaccacctgtctcaatgcaggtgtactgtcaccacctgtctcaatgtaggtgtactgtcaccacctgtctcaatgcaggtgtactgtcaccacctgtctcaatgtaggtgtactgtcaccacctgtctcaatgcaggtgtactgtcaccacctgtctcaatgcaggtgtactgtcaccacctgtctcaatgcaggtgtactgtcaccacctgtctcaatgtaggtgtactgtcaccacctgtctcaatgcaggtgtactgtcaccacctgtctcaatgtaggtgtactgtcaccacctgtctcaatgtaggtgtactgtcaccacctgtctcaatgtaggtgtactgtcgccACCTGTCTCAAtgcaggtgtactgtcaccacctgtctcaATGCAGGTGTACTGTCACTACCTGTCTCATCACGCTGTAACTTATTCTGAGgttggtttttttttgcttttcctgtgtttcctgtgctcctattttggtggcttttcctcttttcttggtattttcctgtagcagtttcatgatttccttgaatgctattccccgcacctgctttgtgttcgcaagcaagactatttaagttgtgcggacacaCTCCTCCTTTGTGGGGACCTTGTTGATTGTCGT
This genomic interval carries:
- the lamtor4 gene encoding ragulator complex protein LAMTOR4; protein product: MTTAALIAGLEQIPDQLGYLVISEDGVLASSGELENDEHTAGVMMQMVRTASRFRLSGSTNIPFKRISVVLEDFVYTVTVSVQKVFVVKRQNNQQEPISV